A genome region from Pseudomonas sp. S06B 330 includes the following:
- the tyrS gene encoding tyrosine--tRNA ligase, which yields MKSVEEQLALIKRGAEEVLVESELVEKLKRGQPLRIKAGFDPTAPDLHLGHTVLINKLRQFQDLGHQVIFLIGDFTGMIGDPSGKSATRPPLTREQVLDNAETYKQQVFKILDPAKTEVAFNSTWMDKLTPADFIRLASQYTVARMLERDDFDKRYTTNQPIAIHEFLYPLVQGYDSVALKADVELGGTDQKFNLLMGRELQRSYGQEAQSVVTMPLLEGLDGVKKMSKSLGNYVGIQEAPGVMYSKLVSIPDSLMWRYFELLSFRSMEEIEVFRADVDAGANPRDIKIKLAEEIVARFHGEEAAANAHRGAGNRMKEGELPEDLPEVEVLASEEMPISAVLNKAGLVKNSAAARDLLAAGSVRVDGEVVDRGFVFALGATHVCQAGKKAFARITLKAE from the coding sequence ATGAAGTCGGTTGAAGAGCAGCTAGCGCTGATCAAGCGTGGTGCGGAAGAGGTACTGGTAGAGTCCGAGTTGGTCGAGAAGCTCAAGCGCGGGCAGCCGCTGCGGATCAAGGCGGGTTTTGACCCGACTGCACCCGACCTGCACCTGGGGCATACCGTCCTGATTAACAAGCTGCGTCAGTTCCAGGATCTGGGGCATCAGGTGATTTTCCTGATCGGCGACTTCACCGGCATGATCGGTGACCCGAGCGGCAAGAGCGCCACGCGTCCGCCGCTGACCCGCGAGCAGGTGTTGGATAATGCCGAGACCTACAAGCAGCAGGTGTTCAAGATTCTCGATCCGGCCAAGACCGAGGTTGCGTTCAACTCCACCTGGATGGACAAGCTGACGCCGGCCGACTTCATTCGCCTGGCTTCGCAGTACACCGTGGCGCGCATGCTCGAGCGCGATGACTTCGATAAGCGTTACACCACCAATCAGCCAATCGCTATTCATGAGTTCCTTTACCCATTGGTGCAGGGGTATGACTCGGTAGCGCTCAAGGCTGATGTCGAGCTGGGTGGTACCGACCAGAAGTTCAACCTGCTGATGGGGCGCGAGTTGCAACGCTCGTATGGTCAGGAGGCGCAGAGCGTTGTGACCATGCCGCTGCTCGAGGGGCTCGATGGCGTCAAGAAGATGTCCAAGTCGCTGGGTAACTATGTCGGTATCCAGGAAGCGCCGGGGGTAATGTACAGCAAGCTGGTATCGATCCCTGACTCGCTGATGTGGCGTTACTTCGAGCTGCTGAGCTTCCGTTCAATGGAAGAAATCGAGGTGTTCCGGGCCGACGTGGATGCTGGTGCCAACCCGCGTGACATCAAGATCAAATTGGCCGAAGAGATCGTTGCGCGCTTCCATGGTGAAGAGGCGGCAGCAAACGCTCATCGTGGTGCGGGCAATCGCATGAAGGAAGGCGAGCTTCCGGAAGACCTGCCAGAGGTTGAAGTGCTGGCAAGCGAAGAAATGCCTATCTCTGCTGTCCTTAATAAGGCAGGTCTGGTGAAAAACTCCGCAGCAGCCCGTGATTTGCTTGCTGCCGGCAGTGTTCGCGTCGATGGCGAAGTGGTTGATCGCGGTTTTGTCTTTGCTCTGGGCGCTACCCATGTTTGCCAGGCGGGCAAGAAGGCGTTTGCGCGTATTACCCTGAAGGCTGAGTAA